In Sphingobium sp. Cam5-1, the following proteins share a genomic window:
- a CDS encoding heavy metal translocating P-type ATPase — translation MASQPVLNEEASADAKESLFAVPGIHCAGCISKIENGLPLTPGIRAARVNMSAKRVAISHDPALTPPELKAAIVALGFDAEPLADPGQDIAAAESKALVRALAVAGFAAMNIMLLSVSIWSGAEGATRTMFHWLSALIALPTVAYAGQPFFRSAWAALRQRRTNMDVPISIGVLLTTAMSLFETVSGGEHAWFDGAVMLLFFLLAGRCLDSMMRGRARAGVAALLKQTAPGALVLGEGGRSQWTAASTLRPGMRMLVAAGERLAADGRVVEGESGIDLAFLTGESAPVRVRAGDAVQAGAMNVEGPITVEVTGAGADTVIADIARLMEEAGQGKSLYVQIADRAARYYAPCVHLLAALSFAGWMIAGAGAHQALLIAVAVLLITCPCALGLAVPAAQIVACGSLMRRGVLVKDGSALERLAEVSEALFDKTGTLTLGRPVPQGLERLGADDQSILLALARVSRHPLSAALRQALEARQVAPASLDHIREIPGEGIFADHGGVAVSLARPRSVVSLFGLASEYRFGERSVLLHFSDALRPDAAETLSEMRSMGLKTLIASGDRPEALEEIARATGTTAIGHLRPADKLALVGRLQARGEKVLMVGDGLNDGPALAAGHASMAPASASDASQLTADAVFLGDRLAPVALTVRAARRTIAVVKQNFALAIGYNVLAVPLAVAGKVTPLVAAVAMSTSSLIVIANALRLKGAAK, via the coding sequence ATGGCCAGCCAGCCTGTTCTCAATGAGGAAGCCTCGGCTGACGCAAAGGAAAGCCTGTTTGCGGTGCCGGGCATTCATTGTGCGGGGTGCATCTCGAAGATCGAGAATGGCCTGCCGCTGACGCCCGGCATCCGTGCCGCGCGCGTCAATATGAGCGCTAAGCGGGTTGCGATCAGCCATGATCCCGCGTTGACGCCGCCGGAGTTGAAGGCGGCAATCGTCGCGCTGGGGTTCGACGCGGAGCCACTTGCCGATCCGGGGCAAGACATCGCGGCGGCAGAGAGCAAGGCGCTGGTGCGCGCGCTTGCCGTGGCAGGATTCGCGGCGATGAACATCATGCTGTTGTCGGTGTCGATCTGGTCAGGGGCGGAAGGGGCCACGCGGACGATGTTCCACTGGCTGTCGGCGCTGATTGCTTTGCCGACCGTCGCTTATGCCGGCCAGCCATTCTTCCGTTCCGCCTGGGCTGCGCTCAGGCAGCGGCGGACCAACATGGACGTGCCGATCAGTATCGGCGTGCTGCTGACGACTGCGATGAGCCTGTTCGAGACCGTCAGTGGCGGTGAACATGCCTGGTTCGACGGAGCGGTGATGCTGCTGTTCTTCCTGCTCGCGGGGCGCTGCCTGGACAGCATGATGCGGGGGCGGGCGCGGGCCGGGGTAGCTGCGTTGCTCAAGCAGACGGCGCCGGGCGCGCTGGTGCTGGGCGAAGGCGGCCGCAGCCAGTGGACGGCGGCGAGCACGCTGCGTCCGGGCATGCGGATGCTGGTTGCGGCGGGCGAAAGGCTGGCCGCCGATGGCCGGGTCGTTGAAGGAGAAAGCGGCATCGACCTCGCTTTCCTGACCGGCGAAAGCGCGCCGGTTCGCGTGCGCGCTGGCGATGCCGTGCAGGCCGGGGCGATGAATGTCGAAGGGCCGATCACTGTGGAGGTGACGGGGGCCGGGGCCGATACGGTCATCGCCGACATCGCCCGCCTGATGGAGGAAGCGGGGCAGGGCAAGTCCCTTTATGTCCAGATCGCCGATCGTGCCGCGCGCTATTACGCGCCTTGCGTCCATCTGCTTGCAGCGCTGTCTTTCGCAGGGTGGATGATCGCGGGGGCGGGCGCGCATCAGGCGCTGCTGATAGCGGTGGCCGTGCTGCTCATCACCTGCCCCTGCGCGCTCGGCCTTGCGGTCCCGGCGGCGCAGATCGTTGCATGCGGCTCGCTGATGCGGCGCGGCGTGCTGGTGAAGGACGGGTCGGCGCTGGAGCGGCTGGCGGAAGTGAGCGAAGCGCTGTTTGACAAGACCGGCACGCTGACTTTGGGCCGCCCGGTGCCGCAGGGGCTGGAGCGATTAGGTGCTGACGACCAGTCGATCCTGCTGGCGCTGGCAAGGGTCTCTCGCCATCCGTTGAGCGCCGCGCTGCGACAGGCGCTGGAGGCTCGGCAAGTCGCCCCCGCGTCCCTCGACCATATCCGCGAAATTCCGGGTGAGGGCATATTCGCCGATCATGGCGGCGTGGCGGTGTCGCTGGCCCGGCCACGAAGCGTCGTCAGCCTGTTCGGCCTTGCGAGCGAATATCGGTTCGGCGAGCGTTCGGTGTTGCTGCACTTTTCCGACGCCCTGCGCCCGGATGCGGCGGAAACGCTGAGCGAGATGCGCTCTATGGGCCTCAAGACGTTGATCGCCAGCGGGGATCGCCCCGAAGCTCTGGAGGAGATCGCGCGTGCGACCGGCACGACGGCGATCGGCCATCTGCGTCCCGCAGACAAGTTGGCGCTCGTCGGGCGGTTACAGGCGCGCGGCGAGAAGGTGTTGATGGTGGGCGACGGGCTGAATGACGGCCCGGCGCTGGCGGCGGGTCATGCCAGCATGGCCCCGGCTTCCGCTAGCGACGCGAGCCAGCTGACGGCGGATGCGGTGTTCCTGGGCGACAGGCTGGCACCGGTGGCGCTGACAGTTCGTGCGGCGCGTAGGACGATTGCCGTGGTGAAGCAGAATTTCGCGCTGGCCATCGGCTATAATGTGCTGGCCGTGCCGCTGGCCGTGGCGGGGAAGGTCACGCCGTTGGTGGCCGCAGTCGCCATGTCGACATCCTCGCTGATCGTGATCGCCAATGCCTTGCGTTTGAAGGGAGCCGCGAAATGA
- the ccoS gene encoding cbb3-type cytochrome oxidase assembly protein CcoS, whose translation MTGLGLLIPIALFLGLLGLAAFFWALRNGQFDDSEGAAARILIDED comes from the coding sequence ATGACTGGCCTTGGATTGTTGATCCCGATCGCGTTGTTCCTTGGACTGCTGGGCCTTGCCGCCTTTTTCTGGGCGCTGCGCAATGGGCAGTTCGATGACAGCGAAGGCGCGGCGGCGCGGATATTGATCGACGAGGATTGA
- a CDS encoding cbb3-type cytochrome c oxidase subunit 3, giving the protein MSYDALRHFADSWGLVFMGVSYAALIGWLFLPKGGERSEEAALAIFQNDPAEADHG; this is encoded by the coding sequence ATGAGCTACGACGCCTTGCGGCATTTCGCCGACAGCTGGGGGCTGGTCTTCATGGGGGTGAGCTACGCCGCCCTGATCGGCTGGCTCTTCCTGCCCAAAGGCGGTGAACGCAGCGAAGAGGCCGCGCTCGCCATATTCCAAAATGACCCTGCGGAGGCCGATCATGGCTGA
- a CDS encoding flavin-dependent monooxygenase, giving the protein MTLANATTAPAMADLVDRAAALVPVLRERANACEAGNKVPDKTIRDFQEAGFFKILQPRRHGGYEMDIETFYAVQMKLAEGCMSSAWVLGVVAVHNWQLALFDAKAQEDVWGKDEATLISSSYMPRAQVTPIEGGYRISGRWGFSSGVDHCDWAFLGGLVNDPETGEPDFWTFLVPRADFKILPIWDTIGLGGTGSHDVTVEDAYVPAYRTHRSKDGFAATNPGAKVNPAPLYKLPFGQVFVRAVSSSSIGALQGALDSFIEKGAKRRSANSGASASADPDVQMVIAETHVAIDEMKTILFRNFEHLTEKARAGEQADLETRLHYRFQSAQISGRCCALIARIFAASGAEAIYRGNPIARAFCDIHAGRAHVANNPGVVGRNFGGVLLGAPNSDSFI; this is encoded by the coding sequence GTGCCGGACAAGACCATCCGCGATTTTCAGGAAGCGGGCTTTTTCAAGATACTCCAGCCCCGCCGCCATGGCGGATATGAGATGGACATCGAAACATTCTACGCGGTGCAGATGAAGCTCGCCGAAGGCTGCATGTCCTCCGCCTGGGTGCTGGGCGTCGTCGCCGTGCATAACTGGCAGCTCGCCCTGTTCGACGCCAAGGCGCAGGAGGATGTGTGGGGCAAGGATGAAGCAACCCTCATCTCCTCTTCCTACATGCCGCGCGCGCAGGTGACGCCGATCGAAGGCGGCTACCGGATCAGCGGCCGCTGGGGCTTTTCCAGCGGCGTCGATCATTGCGATTGGGCGTTTCTGGGCGGCCTGGTCAATGATCCGGAGACGGGCGAGCCGGACTTCTGGACATTCCTGGTCCCTCGGGCCGATTTCAAGATACTGCCGATCTGGGACACGATCGGGCTTGGCGGCACGGGCAGCCATGATGTGACGGTGGAGGACGCCTATGTCCCCGCCTACCGCACGCATCGATCAAAGGATGGTTTTGCCGCCACCAATCCGGGCGCAAAGGTCAATCCCGCGCCGCTTTACAAGCTGCCGTTCGGGCAGGTGTTCGTGCGGGCTGTATCTTCCTCGTCCATCGGGGCTCTTCAGGGTGCGCTGGATAGCTTCATCGAAAAGGGCGCCAAGCGCAGGAGCGCCAATAGCGGGGCGAGCGCGTCGGCCGACCCCGATGTGCAGATGGTGATCGCCGAAACCCACGTTGCGATCGACGAGATGAAGACCATCCTGTTCCGCAACTTCGAGCATCTGACCGAAAAGGCGCGCGCAGGGGAGCAGGCGGATCTGGAAACCCGGCTGCACTATCGGTTCCAGTCGGCGCAGATTTCCGGCCGCTGCTGCGCGCTGATCGCCCGCATCTTCGCGGCCAGCGGCGCGGAAGCCATTTATCGCGGCAACCCGATCGCCCGCGCCTTCTGCGACATTCATGCCGGACGTGCGCATGTGGCGAACAATCCGGGCGTGGTCGGCCGCAACTTCGGCGGCGTCCTGCTGGGCGCACCCAACAGCGACAGCTTCATTTAA
- the ccoP gene encoding cytochrome-c oxidase, cbb3-type subunit III: protein MADEKRIDAATGTEIKHHEWDGIQELETPLPRWWLWTFYATILFAIGYVIAYPALPMINRATGGLLGWSSRGALDKELAAREAQIAPVRQAIADTSIEVLPTRPQLMQAAAEGGRAAFRVHCVQCHGSGAAGSKGYPNLNDDDWLWGGDLAAIEKTLTDGVRNPDHDATRQSLMPAFGKDQLLTAAQVDDVVAHVRAISGQDRASAASQRGAKVFADNCAVCHGPAGKGNRELGAPNLIDAIWLYGGDADTIHETVWNSRHGVMPRWDDKLDKATIRMLAAYVHSLGGGEAAPVKVASNGAR from the coding sequence ATGGCTGACGAAAAGCGCATCGACGCCGCCACCGGCACCGAGATCAAACATCATGAGTGGGACGGCATCCAGGAGTTGGAGACGCCGCTGCCGCGCTGGTGGCTGTGGACCTTCTACGCGACCATCCTGTTCGCGATCGGTTATGTGATCGCCTATCCGGCGTTGCCGATGATCAATCGGGCGACCGGCGGCCTGCTTGGCTGGTCGAGCCGGGGCGCTCTCGACAAGGAACTGGCGGCGCGGGAAGCGCAGATCGCGCCGGTGCGGCAGGCGATCGCCGACACCTCCATCGAAGTCCTGCCGACGCGGCCGCAGCTGATGCAGGCGGCGGCGGAGGGCGGACGCGCCGCGTTCCGCGTCCATTGCGTGCAGTGCCACGGATCGGGCGCGGCGGGATCGAAGGGCTATCCCAATCTGAATGACGACGACTGGCTGTGGGGCGGCGATCTGGCCGCAATCGAAAAGACCCTCACCGATGGCGTGCGCAATCCCGATCATGACGCAACCCGCCAGTCGCTGATGCCTGCTTTCGGCAAGGATCAGTTGCTGACGGCGGCGCAGGTCGATGATGTGGTTGCGCATGTGCGGGCGATCAGCGGGCAGGACCGTGCCAGCGCCGCTTCGCAGCGCGGGGCCAAGGTCTTTGCCGACAATTGCGCCGTCTGCCACGGCCCTGCGGGGAAGGGGAACCGGGAGCTTGGTGCGCCGAACCTGATCGATGCGATCTGGCTCTATGGCGGTGATGCGGACACTATCCATGAAACCGTGTGGAACAGCCGCCATGGCGTGATGCCACGCTGGGACGACAAGCTGGACAAGGCGACGATCCGGATGCTGGCCGCCTATGTGCACAGCCTTGGCGGGGGTGAGGCTGCGCCGGTGAAGGTTGCGAGCAATGGCGCGCGATAG
- a CDS encoding FixH family protein, with protein sequence MKHARPFTGWHMTAILVAGFAVVIAVNMAMATIAVRSFGGTVVENSYVASQKFNGWLAQARAQEKLGWRDRVTLDPARHVRMELNVRGAQMSAVAQHPLGRAPDMVLRLHEAAPGLYVSDRALPAGRWQLRFDIRHGGGEEHLLREID encoded by the coding sequence ATGAAACATGCCCGTCCCTTCACCGGCTGGCACATGACCGCGATACTCGTCGCGGGTTTTGCCGTCGTCATCGCCGTGAACATGGCTATGGCGACGATCGCCGTGCGATCCTTCGGCGGGACGGTGGTGGAGAATAGCTATGTCGCCAGCCAGAAGTTCAACGGCTGGCTGGCGCAGGCGCGCGCGCAGGAAAAGCTGGGCTGGCGCGACAGGGTGACGCTGGACCCCGCGCGCCATGTGCGGATGGAGCTGAACGTGCGGGGTGCGCAGATGAGCGCGGTGGCGCAACATCCGCTTGGGCGCGCGCCGGATATGGTGCTGCGCCTGCATGAGGCCGCGCCCGGACTTTATGTGAGCGATCGCGCCTTGCCCGCAGGGCGGTGGCAGCTGCGCTTCGACATTCGCCATGGGGGCGGAGAAGAACATTTGCTGCGGGAGATCGACTGA
- the ccoO gene encoding cytochrome-c oxidase, cbb3-type subunit II, whose protein sequence is MTSKTKGKFWDHGKLERNVSLLGIASLIVVAIGGIVEIAPLFWIDNTIEKVEGMRPYTPLELAGRNIYIREGCYNCHSQMIRPFRDETERYGHYSLAAESMYDHPFQWGSKRTGPDLARVGGRYSDEWHVQHLKDPRAVVPESIMPGYAFLADRELKPADMRKDLTALSDVGVPYSKDDIAKANNDLKAQADPDADAKDLIKRYPKAQARDFDGDPGKVTEMDALVAYLQMLGTLVDVDSAKPQEVER, encoded by the coding sequence ATGACTAGCAAGACCAAGGGTAAGTTCTGGGACCATGGCAAGCTGGAGCGCAACGTCTCCCTGCTGGGCATCGCTTCGCTGATCGTGGTCGCCATTGGCGGCATCGTGGAGATCGCACCGCTCTTCTGGATCGACAATACGATCGAGAAGGTGGAAGGGATGCGGCCCTATACGCCGCTGGAGCTGGCGGGGCGGAACATCTACATCCGCGAAGGCTGCTACAATTGCCACAGTCAGATGATCCGGCCGTTCCGGGACGAGACGGAACGCTATGGCCATTATAGCCTCGCGGCGGAGAGCATGTATGACCATCCCTTCCAATGGGGATCGAAGCGCACCGGCCCCGACCTGGCGCGCGTCGGCGGCAGATATTCGGATGAATGGCATGTCCAGCATCTGAAGGACCCGCGCGCGGTCGTGCCGGAATCGATCATGCCGGGCTATGCCTTCCTCGCCGATCGGGAATTGAAGCCTGCGGACATGCGCAAGGACCTGACCGCGCTGTCCGACGTCGGCGTGCCTTATAGCAAGGATGACATTGCCAAGGCCAATAACGACCTGAAGGCACAGGCCGATCCCGATGCGGATGCCAAGGATCTGATCAAGCGCTATCCCAAGGCGCAGGCGCGCGATTTCGACGGCGATCCGGGCAAGGTGACGGAGATGGATGCGCTGGTCGCCTATCTCCAGATGCTGGGCACGTTGGTCGATGTGGACAGCGCCAAGCCACAGGAGGTCGAGCGATGA
- the ccoG gene encoding cytochrome c oxidase accessory protein CcoG — MLMSDSPSLYEKRKGVYPKAVDGFYRRLKWAVMAVTLAIYWGTPWLRWDRGPYAPDQAVLVDLAHRRFYMFSIEIWPHEFYYVAGLLIMAGIGLFLVTSAVGRAWCGYACPQTVWTDLYQHVERFIDGDRNAQLKLAKAPWSAAKLARRLAKWSVWLAIAFITGGAWIFYFADAPTLQQQFWSGTAAPVAYGTVAVLTATTFILGGFMREQVCIYMCPWPRIQTAMLDEKSLVVTYKDWRGEQRGSLKKAQANPGDYGDCIDCNQCVAVCPTGIDIREGPQIGCITCALCIDACDKVMAQVGRPRGLIDYCTEDDAEAEKKGAAPRPVLKTLLRARTIAYFTVWASIGAAMLFALGARTRLDISAQQDRNPIFVRLSDGAIRNSYTVKLRNMEARPREVEVRVTGLADAKIWTDAGSREKASDAVRAAVAADSVTKLRLFLTMPSAGPARQDFRFTVRALDREGGGDSEDARFERP, encoded by the coding sequence ATGCTGATGTCGGACTCCCCCTCGCTCTATGAGAAGCGCAAGGGCGTCTATCCCAAGGCGGTGGATGGCTTTTACCGGCGCCTCAAATGGGCGGTCATGGCGGTGACGCTTGCCATCTATTGGGGCACGCCCTGGCTGCGCTGGGATCGGGGGCCTTATGCGCCGGATCAGGCGGTGCTGGTCGATCTGGCGCACCGCCGCTTCTACATGTTCTCGATCGAGATCTGGCCGCATGAATTCTACTATGTGGCGGGCCTGCTCATCATGGCGGGGATCGGTCTGTTCCTCGTCACCTCGGCGGTGGGGCGGGCCTGGTGCGGCTATGCCTGCCCGCAGACGGTGTGGACCGACCTTTATCAGCATGTCGAGCGCTTCATCGATGGCGACCGCAATGCGCAACTGAAGCTGGCGAAAGCGCCATGGAGCGCTGCCAAGCTGGCCCGACGGCTTGCCAAATGGTCCGTCTGGCTGGCGATCGCATTCATTACCGGGGGCGCATGGATTTTCTATTTCGCCGACGCGCCGACTTTGCAGCAGCAGTTCTGGAGCGGCACGGCAGCGCCGGTCGCCTATGGGACGGTTGCGGTGCTGACCGCTACCACCTTCATCCTGGGCGGCTTCATGCGCGAGCAGGTGTGCATCTACATGTGCCCATGGCCGCGTATCCAGACCGCGATGCTGGATGAGAAATCGCTGGTCGTGACCTATAAGGATTGGCGTGGCGAGCAGCGCGGCAGCCTGAAGAAGGCGCAGGCGAATCCCGGCGACTATGGCGACTGTATCGATTGCAACCAGTGCGTCGCGGTCTGTCCCACCGGCATCGACATTCGGGAAGGCCCGCAGATCGGCTGCATCACCTGCGCGCTGTGCATCGACGCCTGCGACAAGGTGATGGCGCAGGTCGGACGGCCGCGCGGGCTGATCGATTATTGTACCGAGGACGATGCCGAGGCAGAGAAGAAGGGCGCGGCGCCGCGGCCTGTGCTCAAGACGCTGCTGCGTGCGCGCACCATCGCCTATTTCACGGTCTGGGCCAGCATCGGCGCGGCGATGCTGTTCGCGTTGGGCGCGCGCACGCGGCTCGACATCAGCGCGCAGCAGGATCGCAATCCGATCTTCGTGCGCCTGTCCGACGGCGCAATCCGCAACAGCTATACGGTGAAGCTGCGGAACATGGAGGCGCGCCCGCGCGAGGTGGAGGTGCGCGTTACGGGTCTAGCCGACGCAAAGATCTGGACCGACGCCGGATCACGGGAAAAGGCGAGTGATGCGGTGCGCGCTGCCGTCGCTGCCGACAGCGTGACCAAGCTGCGCCTGTTCCTGACGATGCCCTCCGCAGGGCCAGCGCGGCAGGATTTCCGCTTCACCGTGCGCGCGCTGGACCGCGAAGGCGGCGGCGACAGCGAAGACGCTCGTTTCGAAAGGCCCTGA
- a CDS encoding Rieske 2Fe-2S domain-containing protein yields the protein MAKTAEYGLGELTFPRGWFMVAIADEVTQQPQPVRFFGQDMALYRGKSGRVVLLNAYCPHMRVNIARNSTSYVVRDGNQVEGDSIRCPAHGWRFTSEGQCDDIPYSTRNIPKAACIKSHKVVEKAGCIWMWHDMEGGEPDYDLPDFAEWDRIGEGWVRWQVDHLGTLPIHPQEILDNMTDYAHFAPVHGSSGNVFFENEFDGPIMRQRFASGHRTLVDGSAMLETDTWYTGPGILLSRMEGKHPSLMMICNTPVEDGEVRVWFAVMAQTAANGEATEEDRAVARAYHEAGLAAFSQDFELWKYKEAAINILQVPDDGPFNKGRLWYRQFYNPRARAGEFQKRVNGVHTTVDLRGSKAAA from the coding sequence ATGGCAAAGACAGCCGAATATGGCCTGGGCGAACTGACCTTCCCCCGTGGATGGTTCATGGTGGCAATCGCCGATGAGGTGACGCAGCAACCGCAACCCGTCCGCTTCTTCGGGCAGGACATGGCACTTTATCGCGGCAAGAGCGGGCGCGTCGTTTTGCTCAACGCCTATTGCCCGCACATGCGCGTCAACATCGCGCGCAACAGCACATCCTATGTCGTGCGCGACGGCAATCAGGTAGAGGGGGATTCCATTCGCTGCCCCGCCCATGGCTGGCGCTTCACGTCGGAGGGCCAGTGCGACGACATCCCCTATTCGACGCGCAACATACCAAAAGCCGCCTGCATCAAGTCGCACAAGGTCGTGGAAAAGGCGGGCTGCATCTGGATGTGGCACGACATGGAAGGGGGCGAACCCGACTATGACCTGCCGGACTTCGCCGAATGGGACCGCATCGGCGAAGGATGGGTCCGCTGGCAGGTGGATCATCTGGGCACATTGCCGATCCACCCGCAGGAAATCCTCGACAACATGACTGACTATGCGCATTTCGCGCCGGTCCATGGATCGTCGGGCAATGTGTTTTTCGAAAATGAATTTGACGGTCCCATCATGCGCCAGCGCTTTGCATCGGGCCATCGTACGTTGGTGGATGGCAGCGCGATGCTGGAAACCGACACCTGGTACACCGGGCCGGGCATCCTGCTGTCCCGCATGGAGGGCAAGCATCCCTCGCTCATGATGATCTGCAACACGCCGGTCGAGGATGGCGAGGTTCGCGTCTGGTTCGCGGTCATGGCGCAGACCGCCGCGAATGGCGAGGCGACGGAGGAAGATCGCGCCGTCGCCCGCGCCTATCATGAAGCCGGACTCGCCGCCTTCTCACAGGATTTCGAGCTATGGAAATATAAGGAAGCGGCGATCAATATCCTGCAAGTCCCGGACGACGGGCCGTTTAACAAGGGACGGCTATGGTATCGGCAATTCTACAACCCACGCGCCCGTGCGGGTGAATTTCAGAAGCGGGTTAACGGCGTCCATACCACAGTGGACCTTCGCGGAAGCAAGGCCGCCGCTTGA
- a CDS encoding flavin-containing monooxygenase codes for MNAHSQPYPATTCPLPIADHDGLRRALQDANLPSLLMVYTTYAQDREYLDSFAPYLTGIYTAEAPSNVPDEMAQDLRDRLFTLLTNPTPPVERPIDPELLRRMMGVSVGEDVDPAIMPVLYDQMGFERPVPRKDMPGRIHPPADFRVLVIGGGMTGIAAGIKLGEAGYDYTIIEKNPDLGGTWLENRYPGVGVDTPSHFYSYSFELNPDWSSYHPKGPEIHSYLTGVADKYGIRDHVQFGTKVLAARWSDADSNWHVTLQDVKTGAERVEVVNAVLLAHGVLNRWSFPNIPGLDSFKGTKMHTAGWDPDIDLTGKRVAVIGTGASAAQLAPAIADKVSSLVIFQRSKHWVLNNPEITAPVNDNIRFALRNIPHYKEWFRFRVYWFTGDGLYGNVKRDPNWPNQDVSISAQNDGARSYALQYIHRKLAGRPDLIEKVVPDYPIFGKRIVLDADGGWLDTLLKPNVTLETDPIDHVEEHAIVTRSGKRYEVDVIALATGFELAPALGPLKVYGRGGCDLAAAWGKDEARAYLGVMAPAYPNFFMTLGPNSAPNHAAGVNMVLEAQIHYIVEALDRIVAAGGKAIEPTEQAYIDWNEKVDEQMKQMVWTHPKAKSYYLNSKGRNYVSCPFKLAEYWNWTRNPDAEAMVIS; via the coding sequence ATGAACGCGCATAGCCAGCCATATCCGGCGACCACATGCCCCCTGCCTATCGCTGACCACGATGGACTTCGCAGGGCGTTGCAGGACGCAAACCTGCCTAGCCTGCTGATGGTTTACACGACCTATGCGCAGGACCGCGAATATCTGGACAGTTTCGCGCCCTACCTGACCGGCATTTACACGGCAGAAGCGCCGTCGAATGTCCCGGATGAAATGGCGCAGGATCTGCGGGATCGCCTCTTCACGCTGTTGACCAACCCGACGCCGCCGGTGGAACGCCCGATCGATCCTGAACTGCTCCGCCGGATGATGGGCGTCAGCGTCGGTGAGGATGTCGATCCCGCCATCATGCCGGTGCTTTACGACCAGATGGGCTTTGAACGCCCGGTGCCGCGCAAGGACATGCCCGGCCGCATCCATCCGCCCGCCGACTTCCGCGTGCTGGTGATCGGCGGCGGCATGACCGGCATTGCGGCGGGCATCAAGCTGGGCGAGGCGGGCTATGACTATACGATCATCGAGAAGAACCCTGACCTTGGCGGCACATGGCTGGAAAACCGCTATCCCGGCGTCGGCGTCGATACGCCCAGCCACTTCTACTCCTATTCCTTTGAGCTGAACCCTGACTGGAGCAGCTACCACCCCAAGGGGCCGGAGATTCACAGCTATCTGACCGGCGTCGCCGACAAATACGGCATCCGCGATCATGTCCAGTTCGGGACGAAGGTGCTCGCTGCCCGCTGGAGCGATGCGGACAGCAACTGGCACGTCACCTTGCAGGATGTGAAGACTGGCGCCGAACGAGTGGAAGTGGTCAATGCGGTCCTGCTCGCCCACGGCGTTCTGAACCGCTGGTCCTTCCCCAATATCCCCGGTCTGGACAGCTTCAAGGGCACCAAGATGCACACCGCCGGGTGGGACCCGGACATCGACCTTACCGGGAAGCGCGTGGCGGTGATCGGCACGGGTGCCAGCGCTGCCCAGCTCGCCCCCGCGATCGCTGACAAGGTTTCCAGCCTCGTCATCTTTCAGCGGTCCAAACATTGGGTGCTCAATAACCCGGAAATCACCGCCCCGGTGAATGACAATATCCGCTTCGCGCTGCGCAACATTCCCCATTACAAGGAATGGTTCCGCTTCCGCGTTTACTGGTTCACCGGCGATGGCCTCTACGGCAATGTGAAGAGAGACCCGAACTGGCCCAACCAGGACGTCTCCATCTCTGCCCAGAATGACGGCGCGCGCAGCTATGCGCTGCAATATATCCATCGCAAGCTGGCGGGCCGTCCCGACCTTATCGAAAAGGTCGTTCCCGACTATCCGATCTTTGGCAAGCGCATCGTTCTGGACGCCGATGGCGGCTGGCTCGACACATTGCTGAAGCCCAATGTTACGCTGGAAACCGACCCCATCGACCATGTCGAAGAGCATGCGATCGTCACCAGGAGCGGCAAGCGCTACGAAGTCGATGTGATCGCGCTGGCCACCGGCTTTGAACTCGCCCCTGCACTCGGCCCGCTCAAGGTCTATGGCCGGGGCGGCTGCGATCTGGCGGCGGCCTGGGGCAAGGATGAGGCGCGCGCCTATCTGGGCGTGATGGCTCCCGCCTATCCCAACTTCTTCATGACGCTCGGGCCGAACAGCGCGCCCAATCATGCGGCGGGCGTCAACATGGTGTTGGAAGCGCAGATCCACTATATTGTTGAAGCGCTCGACAGGATCGTGGCCGCTGGCGGCAAGGCGATCGAGCCGACCGAGCAGGCCTATATCGACTGGAACGAAAAGGTCGACGAGCAGATGAAGCAAATGGTCTGGACCCACCCCAAGGCCAAAAGCTATTATTTGAACAGCAAGGGCCGCAACTATGTGTCCTGCCCGTTCAAGCTCGCCGAATATTGGAACTGGACCCGCAATCCTGATGCGGAGGCAATGGTCATTTCCTGA